The Puntigrus tetrazona isolate hp1 chromosome 23, ASM1883169v1, whole genome shotgun sequence genome has a segment encoding these proteins:
- the dpm1 gene encoding dolichol-phosphate mannosyltransferase subunit 1, protein MASRRGNAKTEKQSDKYSVLLPTYNERENLPLIVWLLVKYFGESKYDYEIIVIDDGSPDGTLQIAEQLQKIYGADRILLRPRAQKLGLGTAYIHGIKHASGNFVIIMDADLSHHPKFIAQFIEKQKEGGYDLVSGTRYRGDGGVYGWDLRRKLISRGANFITQVLLRPGASDLTGSFRLYKKDVLEKLVEQCVSKGYVFQMEMIVRARQLGYTVGEVPISFVDRVYGESKLGGNEIVSFLKGLLTLFATT, encoded by the exons ATGGCGAGTAGGAGAGGTAATGCGAAAACCGAAAAGCAGTCTGACAAATACTCTGTTCTGCTGCCGACTTACAATGAAAGAGAAAACCTCCCATTGATTGTGTGGTTGCTGGTGAAGTACTTTGGCGAGAG TAAATACGACTACGAGATCATAGTGATTGACGATGGCAGCCCGGACGGAACGCTTCAGATCGCCGAGCAGCTGCAGAAGATCTACGGCGCGGACAGGATT CTCCTGAGGCCGCGAGCACAAAAACTGGGATTAG GAACGGCTTACATCCACGGCATTAAACACGCGTCCGGAAACTTCGTTATCATTATGGACGCTGATCTCTCGCATCAT CCAAAGTTTATTGCACAGTTCATTGA gAAACAGAAAGAGGGTGGATACGACCTGGTGTCTGGAACGAGGTACAGAGGAGACGGTGGCGTTTATGGATGGGATCTGCGTCGGAAACTGATCAG TCGAGGGGCAAACTTTATAACACAAGTGCTGCTCAGACCGGGAGCGTCTGATCTCACGGGGAGTTTTAG GCTCTATAAGAAAGACGTTCTTGAGAAGTTAGTAGAGCAGTGTGTGTCTAAAGGCTATGTGTTCCAGATGGAGATGATTGTCCGTGCCAGACAGCTGGGCTATACTGTAGGAGAG GTTCCCATCTCATTCGTGGATCGTGTTTATGGAGAGTCCAAATTGGGTGGAAATGAAATAGTCTCCTTCCTGAAAGGATTGCTCACTCTTTTTGCGACCACATGA